TGACGAACGGTGTTGTAGTCGAGGTCGAGTTCCTCGGCGAGCTGGTTGGCGTTCTGTGGCCGATCGTCGAGCTGGCGAATAATGCGCGTCCGGTTCGGCCCGCCGCGCGTTCCCGCCAACAGGTACCACAGCGCCTTCTCCATCGCCACTCCGGTAGTTGTACACTGGTGTACCGTAAATCACCCCTACCGTTGTGGACGGTGATCACGGGGCGATCGTTTTCGAAACCCACCCCGTCGCCCCGCTCGGGAACGCCTCCGAGCGTTCTTCCGGCTGACGCTCCCCGGTGCCGTCGATAGCCCGGACGACGACCTCGTGGACTCCCTCCTGCTCGAAGACGTACCGCCACTGTCGCCAGACGTCGTCTCCGGGTAGCGGCTGCGAGAGTTCGGCATCCGCCCACGTGTCGCCCCCGTCGGTCGACACTTCGACGCGTTCGATTCCACGCGTTCCGGCGTAGGCGTGGCCAGCAACCTCGAGACGGCCGTCACCGATGCGTGTGTAGTCCCAGAGTTTGGCGACGGTGTTCACGGGTCCGGTCCCGTGCCACCCCCGCTGTTCCCAGTAGCCGTCCATCTCCTCGTCGAGCAACTCGATCTCGTCGAGCCACTTGACGTTCGTCTCCCCCCAGTGCCCGGGGACGAGGACGCGCACGGGATGGCCGTGGGACCTCGGGAGCGGCTGCCCGTTCATCTCCCAGGCGAGGAAGGCGTCCTCGAGCGCGTCGGTCGGGAACTGGACGAAGTAGTCGTCTTCGGCCCGGAGCATCGCACAGCCACACTCTCCGTTGGGATCGGCCTCCTCCAGGAGCGGCTTGATCGGCGTCCCGGTCCAGACGGCCGTGTCCATCTTCCGGCCGTTGAGCTCCTCGCCGACGCACCGCAAGGTCACGTACCGGTGTTCGATCGGCTTGTCGGTCAACTCCTCGAACGTGACCGTCACGTCGTCCTCGACTTGCCCGGTGAGAGTCACCGACCAGTCGTCGGCCGGCACTCGGGGGTCGAACTCCGCGATGTCGACGTTGTAGAACTCGTCGATGGAACTGACGAGTCCGGGCAGATTGTCGCCGGCTGTGTCGAGGGATTGTTCGTCAGCCTGCTGGAGCAACCGTCTGACGGCATCGCTTATCTCCGCGTTTGCGTCGTATTCGGGATCGGGTCCGAACACCATCCGACCGAAGGCGGCCGACACGCCGACGAACGCGAGCGCACTCGTCGCCGAGACGAGGACTCGCCGCCGGGAGGGATCGTACTCGTCCGCTGTACCCGAACCGATACCGATCCCGGAGAACGCGACCACCGGAACGGCCGCCGCGACGGCGAGCAACGGGTCTGTCGTGATCGCTGCGGTTATCCCCCAGGCGAGGACGCCCGCGAGCCCGACACCGACGACGGGCCGATCCAGCCGTCGTGCGGTCCGGAGTCCGACCAGGGCAGCGCCAGCGAGCAATCCGATCGCGATGGCGAACGAAAGCGCGATGTGCAAGAGGTGGGCCTCCTCGCCGACGTTCTGGATCATCCAGGCGACGATCGCTCCCGGCGTCGTGCGAACGACGAGCGCGTCGATGGGCGCGACGATGAACCGTCTCGTATACCCCGTGACCGCAAACGAGCCGGCCACACCGGTGATTCCGGCCAGGATGGTGAATACTGCGTCGCTGCGGGACGGGTACGTGCTCATAGCATCCAGTTCGGGAGGTGTGTTCAAGGGGGTTTTTCAAAGTCCCACCAAATTCCGTTCGGGTTCGACTCAAATCTCCGCGGAACGGCGGTCTGAAGCCTACTTCTTTCCGTCGCGATCGCTCGCTGGCGGCATATCTCCCCAGAACCCCCGTCGTCTGCGCCCACTCGTGTGCTCGTAGCCCGTCACAGCCCTTGAAACAGTTACATACCGCACCGTACGTAGGGTGCGTGCTCGGGTCCGTTCGTGCTCGGGTGGACGCGCTAACTGCCGCCCTCGATCGGGGTCCGATCGACCAAATCTTTGTGGGTCAGCCGATCGAACGAGCAACCGATGCCGATCACACCGACGCAGGCCGCCCTGGTGGTGACGGTGGTCGTCGCACTCGGATTCGTCTGGTACACGGAGGGGCGGGATCGCTGGCGATCGTTCGTCGCGGACCGGTTCGTCTACGGCGTCCCGTGGGGAACGGTGGCTACCGTCGCGATCGTCGTCGCGTTCTACGTGCTGGTCCAGAGCAGCGTCCGTCACGTGTCCGATCCGGTTACGCTGCCGTTCGTCACGTGGTCGTACTTCTATCCGACCGGGCTGCTGACGGCCGGGATCGCCCACGCCTCGCCCGGACACGTCGCGTCAAATATGGCCGGGACGATCGCGTTCGCGCCGATCGCCGAGTACGCGTGGGGCCACTATCCGCCCTCGACGCGATCGGGAACTGCGGGAACGGACGGCGATGCGACCGCCGACGGGTGGCTCGCACGCCCGTGGGTTCGCGCCCTCGTCGTGTTTCCGGCTGCACTCCTCGCGGCGGCGTTCTTGACGGCGGTGTTCGGGCTGGGACCGGGGCTCGGGTTCTCCGGTGCGGTGTTCGCGATCGCGGGGTTCGCCGTCGTGACGTATCCGATCCCGACGGTCGTCGCCGTCGTCGCGGCGAGCGCGGTCCAGACGCTGTACCTGGCGCTGAGTCAGCCGATCGTCCGGGAGACGATCGATCGGGGTGCGCCCGCCCCGCCGGCGTGGGCCGGGATCGGCTTCCAGGCGCACCTGCTCGGCTTCCTGCTGGGCGTCGTGCTCGGTGCCCTCCTGTTGCGCACTCGAAGGCGGCGACCGGCGGCCGAACGCGTGTTCTTCGCGACGCTGGCGGTCGGACTCGTCCAGTCGCTCTGGCTGCTCGTCTGGTCCAGCGACGACGTCTTCTACCTGTACCGCGGTGTCGGCGTCGTCCTCGTGTTCGGCCTGACGCTGGTGATCACCGTGGCGATCGCGGGCGGCACCCGTCCGCTGCCGCGGCCCCTCTCGGTCCTCCCTCGCGCACCGACGCGCCGACGGCTCGCGATCGGCTGGCTCGCCGTCCTCGCGGTCGGGCTGGTGGGGGCTGCCGTCGCGGGCGTCGTTCTGGACGAGATCCCGCTCGCCCGGACGCTCGGGCCGCTGCTCGTCGTCGCAGTCGTGCTCGCAGTGCCGGCGCTCCTCCCGTTCGTACCCGATCGGGTGTACGCGGGTCCGGTGACGCGTCGCGGGGCCGCGATCGCGCTCCTGATCGTTCTGACGGGTCTCGTCGCCCTCCCGAGTATTCCGTTCAACCTGCTCGTCGTCGGGGGCGACGCCGTGCCCGGATCCGGTGGCGTCGAGGTCGGCGGCTACACCGTGACCTACGAGGAGAACGCGACCGCCGGCCAGACCCCGATCGTCGGCCCGGACCCCGACGACGTGGACGAGGGGGGCGGAGCCCTCGACGTTCGGCAGAGCGGCCTGATCGTCGTCAGCGACGACCGCGAGATCTGGACCGTCGTGGAGCGCGAGGCGGTCCTCGCCCACGAGGGCGACGCGACGGTCGAACTCGGCGGAATCGGCTGGCGGGAGTCCGTCGAGGCGACCCGCACCGGCTGGGACGTCGTCGGGAACGAGAGCGCCTACGCCGTCGATCTCACCGTCGACGGCGAGACGACGCGATCGTTCGCGTCCGCCCCGGTGCGGGCGGGTGCCACGATCGACGGGCACGCGATCGACGTCGATCCGACCGACGACGCGTTCCTGCTTCGCGTCACGAGCGACGGGGACGCGGTCGGCGACGCCGAGATCCCCGAGGTGAACGAGACGGCGACGATCGGTCCTGTCGAGTTCTCGACGGAGCGAGCGGCGAACGGCGAAGGCGATGCCGATGGAGGGTCCGGCGATGACGGCGAGGGCGACGACGGCGACGCGGACGACGAGCGAGTGCGAGTATTCGCGTCGATCGACGACACCGAAGTCCTGATCGCCGAGCGCGAGACGTACGCCGACTGATCGAGACGCCCGATCGAACCCGCCGTGGCTCCGACGTCGGCAGCAGCCGACGCTGTTCGGACACAGGTTCTTCAGGTCAGGCCCCGAAGGCCGACCATGACACGGATCGGCATCGTCGGTGCGGGTGCGGCAGCCGCAGCCGCGACGTACGCCCTCGACGAGGCGATCGACGACGCGTCCGTGACGGTCCTCGAGAAGTCCCGCGGCGTCTGCGGCCGGGCCGCGACGCGGCGGCGCGGCGACGTCGTCTACGACTACGGCGCGAACTACGTCAAATCCGAGGACGATCGGGTGGTCGACCTCCTAACCGGGACGCTCGACACCGACGGACTGGTCGACGTCGAGGAGCCGATCTGGACGTTCGACCGCGACGGGACGGTCTCGGAGGGACGGGACGCCGACGAGCACAAGTGGACCTACCGACAGGGGCTCACCCAGATCGCGAAGCGGCTGTTCGCCCGGACGGACGCGACCATCCGGCAAGAGACGCGGATAGATCGGCTGATCCGGGACGCGAACGCCGGACCTGCCGATCCCCAGTGGCGACTCGAAGACGATGACGGGGAGACGTGGGGACCGTTCGACGTGCTCTGTCTGAACCCGCCGGCTCCACAGACCGCCGAGTTGCTCCGATCGGCCGCGTGGGACGCAGACGTCCGGACGTCGCTCGTCGACGCGATCGAGGACGTCCCCTACCGGACGGTCTGGACGGGCGTCCTCCACTACCCGTTCGAACTCGAGAAGCCCTACTACGCGCTGGTGAACGCGGACAAGGACCACGAGATCGGCTGGGTCGCCCGCGAGGAGTGCAAACCCGGCCACATCCCCGAGGGCGAGTCGCTGCTGATCGTACAGGCCAACCACGACTGGTCGGTCGCCCACTACGACGACGACCTCGGCGAAAATATCCGGGCGCTGGCGGCGATGACTGTCGATATCCTCGACGACGATCGGCTCACCGATCCCGACTGGACCGACCACCAGGGCTGGCGGTACGCACAGCCGGAGGCGGGAGTGCTCGAGGGACCGCTCCGGGCGGCGGAGGACGCGAACCTCTACTGTCTCGGCGACTGGGTCGCCGGCGAGGGACGGATCCACGCCGCGTTACGAAACGGGCTCGACGTCAGTGAGCGGATCGTACTCTCGCGGTGAGACCGGTCACTCGATCGTCGGCCCGGCCCCGATCGGATAGGCGGTCAGGTTCTCGTAGCCGTCCTCGGTCACGACGACCAGGTCCTCGATGCGGACGCCCCCGACGGCGGGGTCGTAGATCCCCGGTTCGATCGTGATCACGTGGCCGGGTTCGAGGTCGCCGCCGGCGGGAGAGACGCTGGGCTGTTCGTGGATGTCCAGGCCGACGCCGTGGCCGGTGCTGTGGATGAAGCCCGTCTCCGTGCCCGGATCGCTGCGGAGCGTCTCGTACCCCGCGTCCTCGATCACGTCGCAGGCCGCGTCGTGGACGTCGGCTCCGGTCGCGCCGGGTTCGATCGCGTCGAGTGCGACCTCGTAGGCCTCCTTCGTGACCTCGTACCGCCGACGGGCCTCCTCCCCCGGGTCGCCAACGGCGACCGTCCGGGTCATGTCGGCGAAGTACTTCGATTCTTTGTCACGCGGGAAGATGTCGATCACGATCAGTTCGCCTGCCGCGAGCGGGCCGCTGCCCCGATCGTGCGGGTCGGCGGCGTCGGCCCCGCAGGCGACGATCGTGTCGTCGAGCGCGCAGCCGTGGCGGATCAGGGTGATCTCGATCTCCTCCTTGACGCGCTCGCTCGTCAGCGGCTCGCCCTCGTGGACGAGGACGCCGTCGTCGACGTCCGCGGTCGCAATGAGATCCTCCGCGGCCGCCATC
The nucleotide sequence above comes from Halosolutus halophilus. Encoded proteins:
- a CDS encoding molybdopterin-dependent oxidoreductase; protein product: MSTYPSRSDAVFTILAGITGVAGSFAVTGYTRRFIVAPIDALVVRTTPGAIVAWMIQNVGEEAHLLHIALSFAIAIGLLAGAALVGLRTARRLDRPVVGVGLAGVLAWGITAAITTDPLLAVAAAVPVVAFSGIGIGSGTADEYDPSRRRVLVSATSALAFVGVSAAFGRMVFGPDPEYDANAEISDAVRRLLQQADEQSLDTAGDNLPGLVSSIDEFYNVDIAEFDPRVPADDWSVTLTGQVEDDVTVTFEELTDKPIEHRYVTLRCVGEELNGRKMDTAVWTGTPIKPLLEEADPNGECGCAMLRAEDDYFVQFPTDALEDAFLAWEMNGQPLPRSHGHPVRVLVPGHWGETNVKWLDEIELLDEEMDGYWEQRGWHGTGPVNTVAKLWDYTRIGDGRLEVAGHAYAGTRGIERVEVSTDGGDTWADAELSQPLPGDDVWRQWRYVFEQEGVHEVVVRAIDGTGERQPEERSEAFPSGATGWVSKTIAP
- a CDS encoding NAD(P)/FAD-dependent oxidoreductase; the encoded protein is MTRIGIVGAGAAAAAATYALDEAIDDASVTVLEKSRGVCGRAATRRRGDVVYDYGANYVKSEDDRVVDLLTGTLDTDGLVDVEEPIWTFDRDGTVSEGRDADEHKWTYRQGLTQIAKRLFARTDATIRQETRIDRLIRDANAGPADPQWRLEDDDGETWGPFDVLCLNPPAPQTAELLRSAAWDADVRTSLVDAIEDVPYRTVWTGVLHYPFELEKPYYALVNADKDHEIGWVAREECKPGHIPEGESLLIVQANHDWSVAHYDDDLGENIRALAAMTVDILDDDRLTDPDWTDHQGWRYAQPEAGVLEGPLRAAEDANLYCLGDWVAGEGRIHAALRNGLDVSERIVLSR
- a CDS encoding M24 family metallopeptidase — its product is METDLSPLLSYLDDEGLDGYLIDDDASDSDQRYVSGFDAPDAYQTLVTADGAVNLLVSGLEYGRASTDADAETVTRRSVYDYQELVAEYGQYAGTVRCVAAFLDDHDIQSIAVPRTFPTGTADGLRDRGVAVTVESEGIVEDVRATKTEWEIERIRAAQRANEAAMAAAEDLIATADVDDGVLVHEGEPLTSERVKEEIEITLIRHGCALDDTIVACGADAADPHDRGSGPLAAGELIVIDIFPRDKESKYFADMTRTVAVGDPGEEARRRYEVTKEAYEVALDAIEPGATGADVHDAACDVIEDAGYETLRSDPGTETGFIHSTGHGVGLDIHEQPSVSPAGGDLEPGHVITIEPGIYDPAVGGVRIEDLVVVTEDGYENLTAYPIGAGPTIE
- a CDS encoding rhomboid family intramembrane serine protease yields the protein MPITPTQAALVVTVVVALGFVWYTEGRDRWRSFVADRFVYGVPWGTVATVAIVVAFYVLVQSSVRHVSDPVTLPFVTWSYFYPTGLLTAGIAHASPGHVASNMAGTIAFAPIAEYAWGHYPPSTRSGTAGTDGDATADGWLARPWVRALVVFPAALLAAAFLTAVFGLGPGLGFSGAVFAIAGFAVVTYPIPTVVAVVAASAVQTLYLALSQPIVRETIDRGAPAPPAWAGIGFQAHLLGFLLGVVLGALLLRTRRRRPAAERVFFATLAVGLVQSLWLLVWSSDDVFYLYRGVGVVLVFGLTLVITVAIAGGTRPLPRPLSVLPRAPTRRRLAIGWLAVLAVGLVGAAVAGVVLDEIPLARTLGPLLVVAVVLAVPALLPFVPDRVYAGPVTRRGAAIALLIVLTGLVALPSIPFNLLVVGGDAVPGSGGVEVGGYTVTYEENATAGQTPIVGPDPDDVDEGGGALDVRQSGLIVVSDDREIWTVVEREAVLAHEGDATVELGGIGWRESVEATRTGWDVVGNESAYAVDLTVDGETTRSFASAPVRAGATIDGHAIDVDPTDDAFLLRVTSDGDAVGDAEIPEVNETATIGPVEFSTERAANGEGDADGGSGDDGEGDDGDADDERVRVFASIDDTEVLIAERETYAD